One stretch of Amycolatopsis sp. NBC_00345 DNA includes these proteins:
- the rpmC gene encoding 50S ribosomal protein L29, which translates to MANGAAQASELRELTAEELVLRLKESKEELFNLRFQMATGQLDNNRRLRTVRTDIARIYTVMRERELGLSVTPDAESEGAA; encoded by the coding sequence ATGGCTAACGGAGCCGCTCAGGCATCCGAGCTTCGTGAGCTCACCGCTGAAGAGCTCGTGCTGCGTCTGAAGGAGTCCAAGGAGGAGCTGTTCAACCTCCGCTTCCAGATGGCGACCGGGCAGCTGGACAACAACCGTCGGCTGCGCACCGTCCGCACGGACATCGCGCGGATCTACACGGTCATGCGCGAGCGTGAACTCGGCCTGTCCGTCACGCCCGACGCCGAGAGTGAAGGTGCCGCATGA
- the rpsQ gene encoding 30S ribosomal protein S17 yields MSEPTTEKTVRNDRKVREGYVVSDKMDKTIVVELEDRKKHPRYSKVLRSTTKVKVHDENNEAGLGDRVTLMETRPLSAAKRWRLVQVVEKAK; encoded by the coding sequence ATGAGCGAGCCGACGACCGAGAAGACCGTCCGCAACGACCGCAAGGTGCGCGAGGGCTACGTCGTCTCGGACAAGATGGACAAGACGATCGTGGTCGAGCTCGAGGACCGCAAGAAGCACCCGCGTTACTCGAAGGTTCTCCGCAGCACCACCAAGGTCAAGGTGCACGACGAGAACAACGAGGCGGGCCTCGGCGACCGGGTCACCCTGATGGAGACCCGTCCGCTGTCGGCAGCCAAGCGCTGGCGCCTCGTGCAGGTCGTGGAGAAGGCCAAGTAA
- the rplN gene encoding 50S ribosomal protein L14 — MIQQESRLRVADNTGAKEILCIRVLGGSGRRYAGIGDIIVATVKDAIPAAGVKKGDVVKAVIVRTVKERRRPDGSYIRFDENAAVLIKSDNEPRGTRIFGPVGRELRDRKFMKIISLAPEVL; from the coding sequence GTGATCCAGCAGGAGTCGCGGCTACGAGTCGCCGACAACACCGGTGCGAAGGAGATCCTTTGCATCCGGGTGCTCGGCGGTTCCGGGCGGCGCTACGCGGGCATCGGCGACATCATCGTCGCCACCGTGAAGGACGCCATCCCGGCTGCCGGGGTGAAGAAGGGCGACGTCGTCAAGGCGGTCATCGTCCGCACGGTCAAGGAGCGGCGTCGTCCGGACGGCTCCTACATCCGCTTCGACGAGAACGCCGCCGTGCTCATCAAGAGTGACAACGAGCCCCGGGGCACTCGCATCTTCGGCCCGGTGGGCCGCGAGCTGCGCGACCGAAAGTTCATGAAGATCATTTCGCTCGCGCCGGAGGTGTTGTAG
- the rplX gene encoding 50S ribosomal protein L24: protein MKVKKGDTVVVIAGKDKGAKGKVIQAYPERERVLVEGVNRIKKHTRITQTQRGAQSGGIVTQEAPIHVSNVMVVDSDGKPARVGYRFGEDGKKVRVSRRNGKDI from the coding sequence ATGAAGGTGAAGAAGGGCGACACGGTCGTCGTCATCGCCGGCAAGGACAAGGGCGCCAAGGGCAAGGTCATCCAGGCCTACCCCGAGCGTGAGCGTGTGCTGGTCGAGGGCGTGAACCGGATCAAGAAGCACACTCGGATCACCCAGACCCAGCGTGGTGCGCAGTCCGGTGGCATCGTCACCCAGGAGGCGCCCATCCACGTGTCGAACGTGATGGTCGTGGACTCGGACGGCAAGCCGGCTCGTGTGGGCTACCGCTTCGGCGAGGACGGCAAGAAGGTCCGGGTCTCTCGCCGGAACGGTAAGGACATCTGA
- the rplE gene encoding 50S ribosomal protein L5 produces the protein MTTAEKMVPRLKTRYREEIKGELQKEFTIANVHQIPGVVKVVVNMGVGDAARDSKLIDGAVRDLAAITGQKPEVRKARKSIAQFKLREGQPIGARVTLRGDRMWEFLDRLLTIALPRIRDFRGLSGKQFDGNGNYTFGLNEQSMFHEINPDDIDRPRGMDVTVVTTATTDDEGRALLRKLGFPFKEN, from the coding sequence ATGACCACCGCAGAGAAGATGGTGCCGCGTCTGAAGACCCGGTACCGCGAAGAGATCAAGGGCGAGCTCCAGAAGGAGTTCACCATCGCCAACGTGCACCAGATTCCCGGCGTCGTGAAGGTCGTCGTGAACATGGGTGTCGGCGACGCCGCCCGCGACAGCAAGCTGATCGACGGCGCGGTCCGCGACCTCGCCGCGATCACCGGCCAGAAGCCCGAGGTCCGCAAGGCCCGCAAGTCCATCGCGCAGTTCAAGCTGCGTGAGGGCCAGCCGATCGGTGCGCGCGTCACGCTGCGCGGCGACCGGATGTGGGAGTTCCTCGACCGGCTGCTGACCATCGCGCTCCCGCGTATCCGCGACTTCCGCGGCCTCTCGGGCAAGCAGTTCGACGGCAACGGCAACTACACGTTCGGTCTCAACGAGCAGTCGATGTTCCACGAGATCAACCCCGACGACATCGACCGCCCCCGCGGCATGGACGTCACTGTCGTCACCACCGCCACCACCGACGACGAGGGCCGGGCGCTGCTGCGCAAGCTTGGCTTCCCGTTCAAGGAGAACTGA
- a CDS encoding type Z 30S ribosomal protein S14, with protein MAKKALVHKASKKPKFAVRGYTRCQRCGRPHSVYRKFGLCRICLREMAHAGELPGVRKSSW; from the coding sequence ATGGCCAAGAAAGCGCTAGTCCACAAGGCCTCGAAGAAGCCGAAGTTCGCGGTGCGCGGCTACACCCGCTGCCAGCGATGCGGCCGGCCGCACTCGGTGTATCGCAAGTTCGGGCTCTGCCGGATCTGCCTCCGGGAGATGGCACACGCGGGCGAACTGCCCGGTGTCCGCAAGTCCAGCTGGTAA
- the rpsH gene encoding 30S ribosomal protein S8 — protein MTMTDPIADFLTRLRNANSAYHDEVVLPHSKIKANIAEILKREGYIASYRDEPGEKHKNLVVELKYGPNRERSIAGLRRVSKPGLRVYAKSTELPSVLGGLGVAIISTSSGLQTDRQAKRNSVGGEVLAYVW, from the coding sequence ATGACGATGACCGACCCCATCGCAGACTTCTTGACTCGTCTGCGTAACGCGAACTCGGCGTACCACGACGAGGTCGTGCTTCCCCACTCGAAGATCAAGGCGAACATCGCCGAGATCCTCAAGCGCGAGGGCTACATCGCGAGCTACCGCGACGAGCCGGGCGAGAAGCACAAGAACCTCGTGGTGGAGCTGAAGTACGGCCCCAACCGTGAGCGGAGCATCGCCGGCCTCCGGCGCGTCTCCAAGCCCGGTCTGCGGGTCTACGCAAAATCGACCGAACTGCCGTCCGTTCTCGGTGGCCTCGGCGTCGCGATCATCTCGACGTCGTCCGGGCTCCAGACCGACCGGCAGGCCAAGCGCAACAGCGTGGGCGGCGAAGTCCTCGCCTACGTCTGGTAA
- the rplF gene encoding 50S ribosomal protein L6, which yields MSRIGKLPVAVPSGVEVTINGQHIQVKGPKGTLEHTIAEPIIVERDEDGTLLVKRPDDERTSRALHGLTRTLVNNLVVGVTAGYEKKLEIHGVGYRVQAKGSDLEFALGYSHPVKIEAPEGITFKVETPTRFSVSGIDKQKVGQISAVIRKLRRPDPYKGKGLRYEGEKIRRKVGKTGK from the coding sequence ATGTCTCGTATCGGTAAGCTGCCGGTCGCCGTCCCTTCCGGGGTCGAGGTGACCATCAACGGTCAGCACATTCAGGTCAAGGGGCCCAAGGGCACCCTGGAGCACACCATCGCCGAGCCGATCATCGTCGAGCGCGATGAAGACGGCACGCTGCTGGTCAAGCGTCCGGACGACGAGCGCACGAGCCGGGCCCTGCACGGTCTCACCCGCACCCTGGTGAACAACCTTGTGGTGGGCGTGACCGCGGGCTACGAGAAGAAGCTCGAGATCCACGGCGTCGGTTACCGCGTGCAGGCCAAGGGCTCGGACCTCGAGTTCGCCCTCGGCTACAGCCACCCGGTGAAGATCGAGGCCCCGGAGGGCATCACCTTCAAGGTGGAGACCCCGACCCGGTTCTCGGTGTCCGGCATCGACAAGCAGAAGGTCGGCCAGATCTCGGCCGTCATCCGCAAGTTGCGCCGCCCCGACCCCTACAAGGGCAAGGGCCTGCGCTACGAGGGTGAGAAGATCCGCCGCAAGGTCGGAAAGACGGGTAAGTGA
- the rplR gene encoding 50S ribosomal protein L18: MSDTTTTKRKPVGKDISTRRRVAKTRRHFRLRKKVNGTPARPRLVVKRSSRHIAVQVIDDLAGHTLASASTLEADVRATDGDKKAKAAKVGQLVAARAKDAGISAVVFDRGGNAYHGRIAALADAAREAGLEF, encoded by the coding sequence ATGAGCGACACGACTACGACGAAGCGCAAGCCGGTCGGCAAGGACATCTCGACCCGCCGCCGCGTCGCCAAGACCCGTCGGCACTTCCGCCTCCGCAAGAAGGTCAACGGCACCCCGGCGCGTCCGCGCTTGGTCGTCAAGCGCTCCTCGCGGCACATCGCCGTGCAGGTGATCGACGACCTCGCCGGCCACACCCTGGCGTCGGCGTCCACCCTCGAGGCGGACGTGCGGGCGACCGACGGCGACAAGAAGGCCAAGGCCGCCAAGGTCGGCCAGCTGGTCGCCGCCCGGGCCAAGGACGCCGGCATCTCGGCTGTGGTGTTCGACCGTGGCGGCAACGCCTACCACGGCCGCATCGCCGCGCTCGCCGACGCCGCGCGTGAGGCGGGGTTGGAGTTCTGA
- the rpsE gene encoding 30S ribosomal protein S5 produces MPGRTRQFGGGQGGPGGQGGNDRNDRRGGGRDRRDSGRGGAGQDKTPHLEKVVTINRVAKVVKGGRRFSFTALVVVGDGDGQVGVGYGKAKEVPAAIAKGVEEAKKNFFRVPRVAGTIPHPIQGEASAGVVLLRPASAGTGVIAGGPVRAVLECAGVHDVLSKSLGSDNAINIVHATVAALKGLQRPEEVAARRGLPLEDVAPARMLRQRAGQGV; encoded by the coding sequence ATGCCGGGACGTACACGGCAATTCGGCGGCGGACAGGGCGGACCGGGCGGTCAGGGCGGCAACGACCGCAATGACCGTCGCGGTGGCGGCCGGGACCGGCGCGACAGTGGCCGTGGCGGGGCCGGCCAGGACAAGACCCCGCACCTCGAGAAGGTCGTGACGATCAACCGCGTCGCCAAGGTCGTCAAGGGTGGTCGTCGCTTCAGCTTCACCGCCCTCGTCGTCGTCGGTGACGGCGACGGTCAGGTCGGCGTCGGCTACGGCAAGGCCAAGGAAGTTCCCGCGGCCATCGCCAAGGGCGTCGAGGAAGCGAAGAAGAACTTCTTCCGCGTGCCTCGCGTCGCCGGCACCATTCCCCACCCGATCCAGGGTGAGGCGTCCGCCGGGGTCGTGCTGCTCCGTCCGGCGTCCGCCGGTACCGGCGTCATCGCCGGTGGCCCGGTGCGCGCGGTGCTGGAGTGCGCGGGCGTCCACGACGTGCTGTCGAAGTCGCTCGGCTCCGACAACGCGATCAACATCGTGCACGCGACCGTGGCGGCCCTCAAGGGCCTGCAGCGTCCCGAAGAGGTCGCGGCCCGCCGTGGCCTGCCGCTCGAGGACGTCGCCCCGGCTCGGATGCTGCGCCAGCGCGCGGGCCAGGGGGTCTGA
- the rpmD gene encoding 50S ribosomal protein L30: MAQLKVTQIKSKIGTKHAHRESLRTLGLRKIRQSTVREDTPEVRGLIRAVRHLVVVEEVQS; encoded by the coding sequence ATGGCTCAGCTGAAGGTCACCCAGATCAAGAGCAAGATCGGCACGAAGCACGCTCACCGCGAATCGCTGCGCACCCTCGGGCTGCGCAAGATCCGCCAGTCGACTGTGCGTGAAGACACCCCCGAGGTGCGCGGCCTGATCCGGGCCGTCCGCCACCTCGTGGTGGTCGAGGAGGTCCAGTCATGA
- the rplO gene encoding 50S ribosomal protein L15, which yields MTAIKIHHLRPAPGAKREKMRVGRGEGSKGKTAGRGTKGTKARKNVPAGFEGGQMPIHMRLPKLRGFKNRFRTEYQPVNVGDIARVFPDGGKVGVEELVAGGLVRKGQLVKVLGNGDLNGVKLDLTADGFSGSAKEKLEAAGGTATTN from the coding sequence ATGACCGCCATCAAGATCCACCACCTCCGTCCCGCCCCCGGCGCGAAGCGCGAGAAGATGCGCGTCGGCCGTGGTGAGGGCTCGAAGGGCAAGACCGCCGGTCGCGGTACCAAGGGCACCAAGGCCCGGAAGAACGTGCCGGCCGGCTTCGAGGGTGGGCAGATGCCCATCCACATGCGGCTGCCGAAGCTGCGTGGCTTCAAGAACCGTTTCCGCACCGAGTACCAGCCGGTGAACGTGGGCGACATCGCCCGCGTCTTCCCGGACGGTGGCAAGGTCGGCGTCGAGGAGCTCGTCGCGGGCGGCCTCGTCCGCAAGGGCCAGCTCGTCAAGGTCCTCGGCAACGGCGACCTGAACGGCGTGAAGCTCGACCTCACGGCCGACGGTTTCTCCGGCTCCGCCAAGGAGAAGCTCGAAGCTGCCGGTGGCACCGCCACCACCAACTGA